The following coding sequences lie in one Flavobacterium cyclinae genomic window:
- the ccoS gene encoding cbb3-type cytochrome oxidase assembly protein CcoS, with protein sequence MSVIYLLITISIIVAVVFLIAFIKAVKSGQYDDDYTPSVRMLFDDEVVKKENPNKLIQTEKQKSI encoded by the coding sequence ATGAGTGTCATTTATTTATTAATCACTATCAGTATAATAGTTGCCGTAGTATTTTTGATTGCTTTCATTAAAGCAGTTAAAAGTGGTCAGTATGATGACGATTATACACCATCGGTAAGAATGTTATTTGATGATGAAGTAGTGAAAAAAGAAAATCCTAACAAATTAATACAAACAGAAAAACAAAAATCAATCTAA
- a CDS encoding cbb3-type cytochrome c oxidase N-terminal domain-containing protein — protein sequence MKKLIPSYVRVPLLFAVVFAALEYFIDSGDRPAFIKFPMVALFLGVFLFLLIAIEIVVDAVDKVTYHLLTDEQKKQLAEAQSVSFTESKWYQNIVSKLTRSKEMESEGEIMLDHDYDGIKELDNVLPPWWVYLFYVTIIFAAVYLVRFHIVGDYNQAEEFNKEVELAELEKSKLPKDPADEVSYETVVAVTDATSLAKGKEIFTNACAACHKADGGGLVGPNLTDKHWINGGGIKNIFKLISEGSKNNPSMVAWKSNLSSKDIQSVASYILTLQGTNPQGGKPAEGELWVEPVETAPAAEAVVDSTKVEAPAEK from the coding sequence ATGAAAAAATTAATTCCATCATACGTAAGAGTTCCATTACTGTTTGCAGTAGTATTTGCAGCTTTGGAATATTTTATCGATTCAGGAGACAGGCCAGCTTTTATAAAGTTCCCTATGGTTGCTTTATTTTTAGGAGTGTTTCTATTTTTATTAATTGCAATTGAAATTGTAGTAGATGCAGTTGATAAAGTAACCTATCATTTATTAACAGATGAGCAAAAGAAGCAATTAGCAGAAGCACAATCTGTTTCTTTTACCGAAAGCAAATGGTACCAAAATATTGTTAGCAAATTAACTCGCTCAAAAGAAATGGAGAGTGAAGGTGAAATTATGTTAGACCATGACTACGATGGTATCAAAGAGTTAGACAATGTATTGCCGCCATGGTGGGTGTATTTATTTTATGTTACAATTATTTTTGCAGCTGTTTATTTAGTTCGTTTCCACATTGTAGGAGATTATAATCAAGCAGAAGAATTTAATAAAGAAGTTGAATTAGCAGAATTAGAAAAATCAAAATTACCTAAAGATCCTGCTGATGAAGTAAGTTATGAAACAGTAGTTGCTGTAACTGATGCTACAAGTTTAGCAAAAGGGAAAGAAATCTTTACGAATGCTTGTGCAGCTTGTCATAAAGCAGATGGTGGAGGTTTAGTAGGACCAAACTTAACCGATAAACATTGGATTAATGGTGGAGGTATTAAAAATATTTTCAAATTAATATCTGAAGGTAGTAAAAACAATCCTTCAATGGTAGCTTGGAAATCTAATTTATCTTCTAAAGATATTCAAAGTGTAGCAAGTTATATTTTAACATTACAAGGTACAAATCCACAAGGAGGAAAACCAGCAGAAGGGGAACTATGGGTTGAACCTGTAGAAACAGCACCAGCTGCTGAAGCAGTTGTAGATTCTACAAAAGTAGAAGCACCAGCAGAAAAATAA
- a CDS encoding PIG-L family deacetylase has translation MKRSITSLFIFFISIAAIAQAPQKLNSVEIYEQLQKLNFLGKVLYVAAHPDDENTKLITYFSNHYHAQTAYLSLTRGDGGQNLIGTELREKLGAIRTQELLAARRIDGGEQYFTRANDFGFSKEPNETFSIWNKNEVMEDVIQVIETFRPDIVINRFAHNTPGTTHGHHTASAMLSLDAYDLVYNKPKRIFFNTSWWFYGSQEAFDAADKSKLLAINSNVFYPLKGKSNNEIAALSRSQHKCQGFGTLGTRGNETEYLELLKGDLPSNTNLFEGIDTSWNRVNGGNEIGKILYEIEKNFNFGNPSVHIPNLIKAYDLIQKLEDTHWKEIKSKQIIKIIESCSGLFMEAVADTETITKDSKFNLQLEVINRSQSNVKLISVNALNIKSETQNKPLKNNEKVSFQFKDVVVGNAVDYSNLFWLKEQQTEGMYQVSDKSIRILPEISSSFPVIFTLEIEGKTIEFVKNICYKFNNPDDGETYVPFTILPEFTSSIEPKVVIINATQPKEITVKVKAHKANASGKLSLVIPQDWKIEPKEIPFTIAAKNEERNFTFKVYPTKPEVTSKLVAQITTSNGILDKELVTIQYSHIPKQTILVTSESKVVKLDIATKGKNIGYIMGAGDEVNKNLENLGFQVTNLNPNDITTENLKSFDAIILGIRAFNVVDELKFKNKILFDYVANGGNVIVQYNTTNNLITKEIAPYQLKISRDRVTDENAKVTFLAPNHKVLNQPNKISEKDFTGWVQEQGLYYPNEWSSEFIPILASNDEGETPKKGGLLIAKHGKGNYIYTGLSFFRELPEGVSGAYRLLANLIALDK, from the coding sequence ATGAAACGAAGCATTACTTCATTATTTATATTTTTTATCTCAATAGCAGCAATTGCTCAAGCGCCTCAAAAACTGAATTCAGTTGAAATTTATGAACAACTTCAAAAACTGAATTTTTTAGGAAAAGTATTGTATGTTGCGGCTCATCCTGATGATGAAAACACCAAGCTTATCACCTATTTTTCAAATCATTATCACGCGCAAACTGCGTATTTGTCTTTAACTCGTGGTGATGGTGGACAAAATTTAATTGGGACCGAATTAAGAGAGAAATTGGGTGCCATAAGAACGCAAGAACTTTTAGCTGCCAGAAGAATTGATGGTGGCGAACAGTATTTTACCCGAGCTAATGACTTTGGGTTTTCAAAAGAACCAAATGAAACTTTTTCGATTTGGAACAAAAATGAAGTCATGGAAGATGTAATCCAAGTAATTGAAACGTTTCGACCTGATATTGTCATAAATCGTTTTGCACATAATACGCCAGGAACTACACACGGGCACCACACGGCTTCGGCTATGTTGAGTTTGGATGCATATGATTTGGTATACAACAAACCTAAACGCATTTTTTTCAACACATCATGGTGGTTTTATGGTAGCCAGGAAGCGTTTGATGCTGCCGATAAATCGAAATTATTAGCCATAAATTCCAATGTTTTTTATCCGCTAAAAGGGAAAAGTAATAATGAAATCGCTGCTTTAAGTCGAAGCCAACACAAATGTCAAGGTTTTGGAACTTTGGGAACTCGTGGCAATGAAACCGAATATTTAGAATTACTAAAAGGAGATTTACCAAGCAATACGAATCTTTTTGAAGGAATCGATACCTCATGGAATCGAGTAAATGGCGGAAATGAAATTGGTAAAATTTTGTATGAAATCGAAAAGAATTTCAATTTTGGAAATCCTTCCGTTCATATTCCGAATTTGATTAAAGCGTATGATTTGATTCAAAAATTAGAAGATACACATTGGAAAGAAATCAAATCGAAACAAATCATTAAAATCATTGAATCATGTAGTGGTTTGTTTATGGAAGCGGTTGCGGACACAGAAACGATTACGAAAGACAGTAAATTTAATCTTCAATTAGAAGTAATTAATCGAAGTCAATCGAATGTAAAATTAATTTCGGTTAACGCATTGAATATTAAGAGTGAAACTCAAAATAAACCTTTGAAAAACAACGAAAAAGTAAGTTTTCAGTTCAAAGATGTTGTTGTTGGAAATGCCGTTGATTATTCGAACTTATTTTGGTTAAAAGAACAACAAACCGAAGGAATGTATCAAGTTTCGGATAAATCTATTCGTATTTTACCTGAAATATCCTCATCATTTCCTGTAATTTTTACTTTGGAAATTGAAGGAAAAACCATCGAATTTGTAAAGAATATTTGCTATAAATTCAATAATCCAGATGACGGTGAAACCTATGTTCCTTTCACGATTTTACCTGAATTTACGTCTTCCATTGAGCCAAAAGTTGTTATTATTAACGCTACGCAACCAAAAGAAATTACAGTCAAAGTAAAAGCGCATAAAGCTAATGCTTCAGGAAAATTGTCGTTAGTAATTCCACAAGATTGGAAAATTGAACCAAAAGAAATTCCGTTTACAATAGCAGCAAAAAATGAAGAACGTAATTTTACTTTTAAAGTATATCCAACTAAGCCTGAAGTTACTTCAAAATTAGTAGCCCAAATTACGACTTCAAATGGAATATTAGATAAAGAATTAGTTACGATTCAATATTCACACATTCCAAAACAAACCATTTTAGTGACTTCTGAATCTAAAGTGGTGAAATTAGATATTGCTACAAAAGGTAAAAATATTGGTTATATTATGGGGGCTGGAGACGAAGTGAATAAAAATTTAGAGAACTTAGGTTTCCAAGTTACCAATTTGAATCCGAACGATATTACAACAGAGAATTTAAAATCTTTTGATGCTATAATTCTAGGAATTCGCGCTTTTAATGTGGTGGACGAATTGAAATTTAAAAATAAAATATTGTTTGATTATGTGGCTAATGGTGGAAATGTTATCGTACAATACAACACAACAAACAACCTGATTACCAAAGAAATAGCACCTTATCAATTAAAAATTTCAAGAGATCGCGTTACTGATGAAAATGCAAAAGTTACTTTCTTGGCACCGAATCATAAAGTATTAAATCAACCTAACAAAATTTCGGAAAAAGATTTTACAGGTTGGGTTCAAGAGCAAGGATTGTATTATCCAAACGAATGGAGTTCAGAATTTATTCCTATTTTAGCCTCTAATGACGAAGGTGAAACGCCTAAAAAAGGTGGATTATTAATCGCCAAACACGGAAAAGGAAATTATATTTACACCGGATTGAGTTTCTTTAGAGAACTTCCTGAAGGCGTGAGTGGCGCTTATAGATTATTGGCTAATTTAATTGCTTTGGATAAATGA
- the ccoN gene encoding cytochrome-c oxidase, cbb3-type subunit I has product MEKQQFYYDNKIVRNFLYASIVFGVVGMLVGLILAFLFLFPNLTSGISFLSFGRLRPLHTNAVIFAFVGNAMFAGVYYSMQRLLKTRMLSDFLSKVHFWGWQLIIVAAAITLPLGYSTSKEYAELEWPIDIAIALIWVVFGINMIGTIIKRRERHIYVAIWFYIATFVTVAVLHIFNSLELPVSLSGMKSYSVYAGVQDALVQWWYGHNAVAFFLTTPFLGMMYYFVPKVANRPVYSYRLSIIHFWSLIFIYIWAGPHHLLYSALPDWAQNLGVVFSVMLIAPSWGGMINGLLTLRGVWDKVRTDAVLKFFVVAITGYGMATFEGPMLSLKNVNAIAHFTDWIIAHVHVGALAWNGFLSFGMIYWLIPRMTKTKLFSDKLANFHFWIGTLGIILYALPMYVAGFTQASMWKQFKPDGGALQYGNFLETVTELMPMYWMRAVGGTLYLVGVIVLVYNVIRTVRQGSPVENELAEAPALAVISPNRLKGEKLHSWLERKPVQFMILTTVAILIGGLIQILPTILVKSNIPVISSVKPYTPLELQGRDLYIREGCVGCHSQMIRPFRSEVERYGDYSKAGEFVYDHPFLWGSKRTGPDLAREGVKGKPFNGGRDDVWHFNHMYDPQGLNEKSIMPRYQWLIKNELDNSTIQDKMRTMVKLGVPYTEDDINNALKNMEVQATKIETNLLANPEIKKSFGNETASPLKDREIVALIAYLQRLGTDTQVKK; this is encoded by the coding sequence ATGGAGAAGCAACAATTTTATTACGACAACAAAATTGTAAGGAATTTCCTCTACGCTAGTATAGTCTTTGGTGTAGTGGGGATGTTGGTGGGGCTTATTTTAGCTTTCCTATTTTTGTTTCCAAACTTAACCAGCGGCATTTCGTTTTTAAGTTTTGGACGCTTAAGACCTTTACACACCAATGCGGTAATCTTTGCCTTCGTTGGTAACGCCATGTTTGCAGGAGTTTATTACTCAATGCAACGTTTATTAAAGACTAGAATGTTGAGTGACTTTTTAAGTAAAGTTCACTTTTGGGGTTGGCAATTAATTATTGTTGCTGCAGCTATAACATTACCATTAGGATATTCTACTTCTAAAGAATATGCTGAATTAGAGTGGCCAATTGACATTGCAATTGCACTTATTTGGGTAGTGTTTGGTATCAACATGATTGGAACTATTATTAAAAGAAGAGAGCGTCATATTTATGTTGCTATTTGGTTTTACATCGCAACGTTTGTAACGGTTGCTGTACTTCATATTTTTAACAGTTTAGAATTACCAGTTTCATTATCAGGTATGAAATCATACTCGGTTTATGCGGGTGTTCAAGATGCGTTAGTTCAATGGTGGTACGGACACAATGCGGTGGCATTCTTCTTAACCACTCCATTCTTAGGTATGATGTATTACTTTGTGCCAAAAGTTGCTAATCGTCCAGTATATTCTTATCGATTATCAATTATTCACTTCTGGTCGTTGATTTTCATTTACATTTGGGCTGGGCCTCACCACTTATTATATTCTGCTTTACCAGATTGGGCTCAAAATTTAGGAGTTGTGTTCTCTGTAATGTTGATTGCACCATCTTGGGGAGGTATGATTAATGGTTTATTAACTTTAAGAGGAGTTTGGGATAAAGTTCGTACAGATGCAGTATTGAAATTCTTCGTAGTGGCAATTACTGGTTACGGTATGGCTACTTTTGAAGGTCCAATGTTATCATTGAAAAACGTTAATGCTATTGCCCACTTTACAGACTGGATTATTGCTCACGTTCACGTTGGAGCTTTAGCTTGGAATGGTTTCTTATCATTCGGTATGATTTATTGGTTAATCCCAAGAATGACAAAAACAAAATTATTCTCTGATAAATTAGCGAATTTCCATTTCTGGATTGGTACTTTAGGTATTATTTTATATGCACTTCCAATGTATGTGGCAGGATTTACTCAAGCTTCAATGTGGAAACAATTCAAACCAGATGGAGGCGCTTTACAATATGGTAACTTCCTTGAAACAGTAACGGAATTAATGCCAATGTATTGGATGCGTGCTGTAGGTGGAACATTGTATTTAGTTGGGGTAATTGTATTAGTTTACAATGTAATTAGAACAGTAAGACAAGGTTCTCCAGTAGAAAATGAATTAGCAGAAGCACCAGCTTTAGCTGTAATTTCTCCTAACCGTTTAAAAGGTGAAAAATTACACTCTTGGTTAGAAAGAAAACCAGTTCAATTCATGATTTTAACTACGGTTGCAATTTTAATTGGAGGTTTAATTCAAATTTTACCAACTATTTTAGTAAAATCTAATATTCCTGTAATTTCATCAGTAAAACCATATACACCATTAGAGTTACAAGGTAGAGATTTATATATCCGTGAAGGATGTGTGGGATGTCACTCACAAATGATTCGTCCGTTCCGTTCAGAAGTTGAGCGTTATGGAGATTATTCTAAAGCAGGTGAATTTGTTTACGATCATCCATTCTTATGGGGTTCTAAACGTACAGGACCAGATTTAGCAAGAGAAGGTGTTAAAGGAAAACCATTTAACGGAGGTAGAGATGATGTATGGCATTTTAACCATATGTATGATCCTCAAGGTTTAAATGAGAAATCAATTATGCCAAGATACCAATGGTTAATCAAAAATGAGTTAGATAATTCTACTATTCAGGATAAAATGAGAACTATGGTAAAATTAGGAGTTCCTTATACTGAAGATGATATTAATAATGCTCTTAAAAATATGGAAGTACAAGCTACTAAAATTGAAACTAATTTATTAGCTAATCCAGAAATTAAGAAATCATTTGGAAATGAAACAGCTTCTCCATTAAAAGATAGAGAAATTGTAGCTTTAATTGCTTACTTACAAAGATTAGGTACTGATACTCAAGTTAAAAAATAA
- a CDS encoding sodium:solute symporter encodes MEILDWIVLSITLSFIVIYGILKTKGSANVKDYLLDNNETPWFTVGVSVMATQASAITFLSTPGQAYHDGMGFVQFYFGLPLAMIVIAYTFIPIYHRLKVYTAYEYLEQRFNIETRTLAAVLFLIQRGLGTGITIYAPSIILSALLGWNLNMLNIIIGILVIVYTVTGGTKAVNVTQKQQMFVIMSGMFIIFFYILTNLPHEVDFSNVLHIAGANGKMDILDFSYNPETRYTFWSGITGGFFLMLSYFGTDQSQVGRYLSGKSVKESQMGLIMNGLLKVPMQFFILLTGVLVFVFFQFNDAPLHFNPTNVEKVKTSKYKADYENLEEKLSQINTDKKIVNQIYIEQLKHNEFDNPILKKQMVALSLKEKDLREKAKVVISKVDEKTETNDKDYVFLYFILNYLPKGLLGLLLAVIFSAAMSSSASGLNSLGATSAIDIYKRNVSSKSDKHYVVATQYFTVFWGVVAIGFACISSLFENLIQLVNIIGSIFYGTVLGIFLIGFYIKYIKGKAAFIGACISQLTIFYIFYLDVVSYLWLNFIGAILTIGLSFLLQKVIYKSE; translated from the coding sequence ATGGAAATATTAGATTGGATAGTATTATCAATAACCTTATCGTTTATCGTTATTTATGGAATCCTAAAAACAAAAGGAAGTGCCAATGTAAAAGACTATTTATTAGATAACAACGAAACCCCATGGTTTACGGTTGGAGTTTCAGTTATGGCTACTCAAGCTAGTGCTATTACTTTTTTATCAACACCAGGACAAGCCTATCATGACGGAATGGGATTTGTACAATTCTATTTTGGATTGCCTTTAGCTATGATTGTTATTGCCTATACTTTTATTCCTATTTATCATCGATTAAAAGTATATACCGCTTACGAATATTTAGAACAACGATTCAACATCGAAACCCGGACTTTAGCGGCTGTTTTATTTTTAATACAAAGAGGATTAGGTACCGGAATTACTATTTATGCACCATCGATTATTTTATCGGCATTATTGGGTTGGAACCTAAATATGTTGAATATTATCATTGGAATTTTAGTGATCGTTTACACCGTAACTGGTGGAACTAAAGCAGTAAACGTAACCCAAAAGCAACAAATGTTCGTCATTATGTCGGGAATGTTTATTATTTTCTTCTACATATTAACGAATTTGCCTCACGAAGTTGATTTCTCCAATGTTCTTCATATAGCGGGTGCCAATGGAAAAATGGATATTTTAGATTTCTCTTATAATCCAGAAACACGTTATACTTTTTGGAGTGGTATTACCGGTGGATTCTTTTTAATGCTCTCTTATTTTGGTACAGATCAATCGCAAGTGGGAAGATATTTATCTGGAAAATCGGTAAAAGAAAGCCAAATGGGATTAATCATGAATGGATTATTAAAAGTTCCTATGCAATTCTTTATTCTTTTAACTGGTGTTTTGGTATTTGTTTTCTTTCAATTTAACGATGCCCCATTGCACTTTAACCCTACCAATGTTGAAAAAGTAAAAACTTCAAAATACAAAGCCGATTACGAAAACTTAGAAGAAAAGTTATCCCAAATTAACACCGATAAAAAGATTGTAAATCAAATTTATATTGAGCAATTAAAACATAATGAATTTGATAATCCCATCTTAAAAAAGCAAATGGTAGCGCTTTCATTGAAAGAGAAAGATTTAAGAGAAAAAGCTAAAGTGGTTATTTCTAAAGTTGATGAAAAAACGGAAACCAATGACAAAGATTATGTATTTCTATACTTTATCTTAAATTATTTACCAAAAGGCCTTTTAGGATTGTTATTAGCGGTTATTTTCAGTGCTGCGATGTCTTCTAGTGCCTCAGGATTAAATTCGCTTGGAGCCACTTCTGCTATTGATATTTACAAAAGAAACGTTAGCAGTAAATCCGACAAACATTATGTAGTAGCTACTCAGTATTTCACTGTTTTTTGGGGAGTTGTAGCAATTGGATTTGCTTGTATAAGTTCGTTATTTGAGAATTTAATTCAATTGGTAAACATCATTGGTTCTATTTTCTATGGAACAGTATTAGGTATTTTCTTGATTGGTTTTTATATCAAATACATCAAAGGAAAAGCCGCTTTTATTGGAGCCTGTATTAGTCAATTAACTATATTTTACATTTTCTATTTAGATGTAGTAAGTTATTTATGGCTGAATTTCATTGGAGCTATACTTACTATTGGATTATCATTTTTATTACAAAAAGTAATCTATAAATCAGAATAA
- a CDS encoding CcoQ/FixQ family Cbb3-type cytochrome c oxidase assembly chaperone, with amino-acid sequence MLKFIKHNLETITGVDIYPIISLTIFFTAFVLFTLWAFTYSKDKIKEISEMPLNDE; translated from the coding sequence ATGCTAAAGTTTATTAAACATAATTTAGAAACTATTACTGGAGTAGATATTTATCCAATCATTTCTTTGACAATTTTCTTTACTGCATTTGTATTGTTCACACTTTGGGCATTTACCTATAGTAAAGATAAAATTAAAGAAATTAGTGAAATGCCTTTGAACGACGAATAG
- the ccoG gene encoding cytochrome c oxidase accessory protein CcoG, translating into MSNLNDESFRDTIATISAEGKRNFIYPKKPSGPFYDKRKLVSYFLLVFLIASPFVKVGGNQFLMFNVLERRFSIFGFAFWPQDFHLFVISMIVGVVGLTLFTVAFGRIFCGWFCPQTIFMEMVFRRIEYWIDGDRGAQMRLERQKWDAEKIRKRVTKWTIFFIFSFFIANVFLAYLISSDELIKMITEGPSNNLSTLIALLIFTGVFYFVFAWFREQVCIIACPYGRMQGVLLDNKSINVTYDHVRGEGTNGRKKWRNGEDRTALGHGDCIDCNQCVVVCPTGIDIRNGTQLECINCTACIDECDTVMEKVGLPKGLIRYASEDEIVKKEKFKLTLRMKGYIAVLTLLVGVLIGMLFLRNDVEANFLPMSGQLFQHNGENIRNFYTYKIVNKTEQEFDQVTVKIVNYKGEIKLVGSPVIKVPKQGLVSGTLYIDIPENSLQEEKVHLKLELYNGDKLIEETSTNFQGPRNFN; encoded by the coding sequence ATGTCAAATTTAAATGACGAAAGTTTTAGAGATACCATTGCAACAATAAGTGCAGAAGGGAAAAGAAATTTTATTTATCCTAAAAAACCTTCTGGCCCTTTTTATGATAAGAGAAAATTAGTAAGCTATTTTCTTTTGGTTTTTTTAATTGCCTCTCCATTTGTCAAGGTAGGAGGAAATCAGTTCTTAATGTTTAATGTACTGGAAAGACGTTTTAGTATTTTCGGATTTGCATTTTGGCCACAGGATTTTCATTTGTTTGTAATTTCAATGATTGTTGGAGTAGTGGGGCTAACCTTATTTACAGTTGCATTTGGACGTATTTTTTGTGGTTGGTTTTGTCCTCAAACTATTTTTATGGAAATGGTTTTTAGACGTATCGAATATTGGATTGATGGAGACAGAGGAGCTCAAATGCGATTAGAAAGACAAAAATGGGATGCTGAAAAAATAAGAAAAAGAGTAACTAAATGGACTATCTTTTTTATTTTTTCATTCTTCATTGCCAATGTTTTCCTAGCGTATTTGATTAGCAGCGATGAACTTATCAAGATGATAACCGAAGGTCCTTCTAATAACTTAAGTACATTAATTGCTCTATTGATTTTTACTGGAGTTTTCTATTTCGTATTTGCATGGTTTAGAGAACAAGTATGTATTATTGCTTGTCCTTACGGAAGAATGCAAGGTGTTTTATTAGACAATAAATCAATTAATGTAACCTATGACCATGTAAGAGGAGAAGGCACAAACGGAAGAAAAAAATGGAGAAACGGTGAAGATAGAACCGCATTAGGTCATGGAGATTGTATCGATTGTAACCAATGTGTGGTAGTTTGTCCAACAGGAATTGATATTCGAAACGGAACTCAGTTAGAATGTATCAACTGTACCGCTTGTATCGATGAATGTGATACCGTTATGGAGAAAGTAGGATTACCAAAAGGATTAATCCGCTATGCAAGTGAAGATGAAATCGTTAAGAAAGAAAAGTTCAAGTTAACACTTCGAATGAAAGGTTACATCGCCGTTTTAACTTTGTTAGTAGGCGTTTTAATCGGAATGTTGTTCTTACGAAATGATGTAGAAGCCAATTTCTTACCAATGTCAGGGCAATTGTTCCAACACAACGGAGAAAACATTCGTAACTTCTATACGTATAAAATTGTCAATAAAACTGAACAGGAATTTGACCAAGTAACGGTTAAAATTGTCAATTACAAAGGAGAAATAAAATTAGTGGGAAGTCCAGTAATTAAGGTGCCAAAACAAGGTTTAGTAAGCGGAACATTATATATTGATATTCCAGAAAACTCATTACAAGAAGAAAAAGTTCATTTAAAATTGGAATTATATAATGGAGATAAATTGATTGAAGAAACATCAACTAATTTCCAAGGACCAAGAAACTTTAATTAA
- a CDS encoding sulfite exporter TauE/SafE family protein, whose amino-acid sequence MLYSAFIFGLISSFHCIGMCGPIAMMLPVDRSNEAKKVTQIITYHIGKLTAYGTLGLIFGLLGRTFYLAGMQQQLSIIVGILMIMVAIIPERVFAKYNFSKPIYRIITKVKSSLGQQFKNKSYKSLFTIGLLNGFLPCGMVYVALFGAIAMQSISLSVLYMILFGIGTIPMLAAVVYVSNLLSFSFRGTIQKAIPLVAVIIGMLFIIRGLGLDIPYLSPSNMSLFVQPEANCH is encoded by the coding sequence ATGTTATATTCGGCTTTTATATTTGGTTTAATTAGTAGTTTTCACTGCATAGGAATGTGCGGTCCAATTGCTATGATGTTACCAGTAGATAGAAGCAATGAAGCTAAAAAAGTAACTCAGATAATTACGTATCATATAGGAAAACTAACAGCTTATGGTACATTAGGTTTAATTTTTGGACTTTTAGGAAGAACTTTCTATTTAGCCGGAATGCAACAACAACTTTCTATAATCGTTGGGATTTTAATGATTATGGTAGCGATAATTCCAGAACGAGTATTTGCCAAGTACAATTTTTCAAAACCAATTTATAGAATCATTACAAAAGTAAAATCGAGTTTAGGCCAACAGTTTAAAAACAAAAGCTATAAATCGTTATTCACAATTGGATTATTGAATGGTTTTTTACCTTGCGGAATGGTTTATGTAGCGCTTTTTGGAGCAATTGCTATGCAAAGTATTTCATTAAGTGTTTTGTATATGATTTTATTCGGAATAGGAACTATACCAATGCTTGCTGCTGTGGTTTATGTTTCTAATTTACTTTCTTTCTCATTCAGAGGAACGATTCAAAAAGCAATACCGTTAGTAGCGGTTATAATTGGAATGTTATTTATAATAAGAGGTTTAGGGTTAGATATTCCATATTTATCACCAAGTAATATGAGTTTATTTGTGCAACCCGAAGCCAATTGTCATTAA
- a CDS encoding FixH family protein, translating to MKFNWGTGIVIAFALFMTFILSYVFKVQSNDKYDHELVVEDYYKKEALVQGDIEKQENANALINKVTIEKTAEGMKIQFPADFDYSKINGKVSLYRPSSQKLDFEIPISLSSPHLLIPKSNFAGGLWDISIDWEYDGVKYLNKNSFRME from the coding sequence ATGAAATTTAATTGGGGAACCGGAATTGTTATTGCTTTTGCTCTTTTTATGACATTTATTTTGTCATACGTTTTTAAAGTGCAATCTAACGATAAATATGATCATGAACTAGTAGTAGAGGATTATTACAAAAAAGAAGCATTAGTTCAAGGCGATATTGAAAAACAAGAAAATGCAAATGCATTAATCAATAAAGTAACAATCGAAAAAACTGCGGAAGGAATGAAAATTCAATTTCCAGCTGATTTTGATTATTCAAAAATAAATGGAAAAGTGTCCTTATACAGACCGTCAAGTCAGAAATTAGATTTTGAAATTCCGATTTCATTATCTAGTCCACATTTGCTCATACCTAAAAGTAATTTTGCTGGCGGTCTTTGGGACATTTCTATTGATTGGGAATACGACGGAGTGAAATATTTGAACAAAAATTCGTTTAGAATGGAATAA